The following are encoded together in the Brassica napus cultivar Da-Ae chromosome A9, Da-Ae, whole genome shotgun sequence genome:
- the LOC125578091 gene encoding uncharacterized protein LOC125578091 gives MDANLVEVMQGMSLEEDKSIVIPQDDTFCAMERGGRSLLGRLLNPECQNMARMLRMMPKIWKVYERVKGIALTRERFQFVFDLETDIQTVLKQGFWTFDDWGMAMERWVEYPPKNFLQTTVIWARLRNIPVNYLTLKTIDAIAYGIGHVKVIEFDPEKPLLNDYVRVQVIIDLNQPIRDKKSSLCQKQARESRQHHSNLAETLMPLFAPSVPPGFQPHSTVVASEVFEQMRIYMSFLDPEERRLREAKMKKTLDELSRDPLA, from the exons ATGGATGCGAATCTGGTCGAGGTGATGCAAGGCATGTCACTGGAGGAGGATAAATCGATTGTTATACCACAGGACGATACTTTCTGTGCCATggaaagaggaggaagaagcttGTTGGGTAGACTGCTTAACCCAGAGTGTCAGAATATGGCTCGGATGCTAAGAATGATGCCGAAAATCTGGAAGGTCTATGAGCGGGTCAAGGGGATTGCTTTAACAAGAGAGCGATTCCAGTTTGTTTTCGATCTGGAGACGGACATTCAGACTGTGCTGAAACAAGGGTTTTGGACTTTCGATGACTGGGGGATGGCTATGGAGAGATGGGTCGAGTATCCTCCCAAAAACTTTCTACAAACTACGGTAATTTGGGCACGTCTGAGGAATATTCCGGTGAACTATCTGACGCTGAAAACAATTGATGCGATAGCATATGGGATTGGTCATGTAAAGGTTATTGAATTTGATCCGGAGAAACCTTTGCTTAATGACTATGTGAGAGTTCAAGTGATAATCGACCTCAACCAACCTATTAGAGATAAGAAGTCCTCACTCTGCCAG AAGCAGGCTAGGGAAAGCCGTCAGCACCATAGCAATTTAGCGGAAACGCTTATGCCACTCTTTGCTCCATCTGTGCCTCCGGGGTTTCAGCCTCACAGTACAGTGGTAGCTTCTGAAGTATTTGAGCAGATGAGAATATACATGAGTTTTCTGGACCCTGAGGAGAGAAGACTCAGAGAAGCTAAAATGAAAAAGACTCTTGACGAGCTATCAAGAGATCCTCTGGCGTAA